In a single window of the Zea mays cultivar B73 chromosome 5, Zm-B73-REFERENCE-NAM-5.0, whole genome shotgun sequence genome:
- the LOC103625715 gene encoding LOW QUALITY PROTEIN: HVA22-like protein i (The sequence of the model RefSeq protein was modified relative to this genomic sequence to represent the inferred CDS: substituted 1 base at 1 genomic stop codon), with amino-acid sequence MFFVYLWYPKTKGTTYVYGTFFKPYISQHENEIDQNLLELRARATDTVVLYFXKAASAGQSTFFDVLKYVVAQSPSQKSRQRLHQPPQQQQPQVQVQQAQPQNQAAPVMRRASSIAARQAAMAQQSQETKPVQSSPKIKRQTSARSGSVASTKPPIAASAPKPGGSPKKGEVKPAADPVQTPTTGADSPKPEPSARSLPGVEGVDKMAIDEASGDAPEGAEELDPALEEETPIEEMIRVTRAKLRRRTTTEVPVGN; translated from the exons atgttCTTTGTATACTTGTGGTACCCTAAGACAAAG GGAACTACGTATGTTTATGGAACTTTCTTTAAACCATATATTTCTCAGCATGAGAATGAAATCGACCAGAATCTCCTTGAGCTGAGAGCTCGAGCCACCGACACGGTTGTCCTTTATTtttagaaggctgcttcggcaggaCAAAGTACTTTCTTTGACGTCTTAAAATATGTTGTTGCCCAGTCACCTTCTCAAAAATCAAGGCAACGCCTTCATCAG CCGCCACAACAACAGCAACCACAAGTGCAGGTGCAGCAGGCGCAACCACAAAACCAAGCAGCACCTGTTATGCGCAGAGCATCATCTATTGCTGCTCGGCAAGCAGCAATGGCACAACAATCTCAGGAGACTAAACCCGTTCAATCTTCACCCAAGATCAAGCGTCAAACATCAGCGAGATCTGGTTCAGTGGCATCCACAAAGCCTCCGATAGCTGCATCCGCACCAAAACCTGGTGGTAGCCCAAAGAAAGGCGAGGTCAAACCTGCTGCTGACCCAGTTCAAACTCCAACCACAGGTGCTGATTCACCGAAACCCGAGCCTAGCGCTCGATCACTCCCTGGAGTCGAAGGGGTGGACAAGATGGCCATCGATGAGGCCAGTGGTGACGCCCCAGAGGGCGCAGAAGAGCTTGACCCTGCGCTCGAAGAAGAGACACCGATTGAGGAGATGATCCGTGTGACGCGCGCCAAGCTAAGGAGGCGCACGACCACCGAAGTTCCTGTTGGGAAttag